The DNA region TCTAAAAACATCATAATTTGTGATTTGTTTTTGATTAAGTAAATGCAGATTTAATTACCTTAAACCCCAAACTTTTTGGCGCAAACAAGATTTTCATTTCTAGCTTTCCTTTTCAGGAGAAAGCTGGcaaaataaatgttaattCAATTAGAGCAATAAATTAGAAAGACTTATGTGCaagtaaaaatattaaaattgcatAAAGAAGAAGTAAAGGTTAAAGTAAGTACAATTTGTGAAACTTCAACTTAGATGATTCAGGCAATGtgatttgaaaaataaaacagtttATTAGTCTTAAAAGGGTTTTTGTTTCTCTCCTTCCAGGGCAATCTGCATTCTGCCTAACTTTTCGACAATAAACATTTGGCCAACAACATGCACGACACTTTGTCGACATCTTGGCTGAGAGTAAGATTTCCTGCTACTTTCTGATTTTCCTCTTGTTTTTCCCCCGGATAGTTTTTCATGCCTGGCGCATATTTTTATGTGGAAAATTTTTCAATTTCTGCAATTGCAACtttctgttgctgctgcttgtTTTTCAGCTTTCGTTCTCCCCTTAGTTTTTCGGCGacttttgtttaaattatGCATACAGAAGTGTCGCAGCCACTTAGGAAAAGACAGGGGAGGCGGGAAAAAAGGGTGGAAAAGGCCGGGAAAAGTTTGTCAGCGCTTGGCCAGTCACTGTGGATTTTCCGCATGAGAAATACTTTTAACACTTTCTGTTTGCCTTTTCCAACAAAttgaaaacgaaaataaaggaTTATGGGGTCAGGTTTTGAGCCGGGGGGTTGGGGTAACCAGCAGATTTATAGTCCCCCAGATGTCGGCGAGACAAAATCCTTTTAcactttattaattttattccCCTGTTGCCTTTGATGATCTGCAATTTCCCAACGCCGTAAACTTTTTCGTGCATTTTTTACGTCTGCTGACGCACTTGAGCCGCGTCACCGGCATTATCCTCTTCCACATCAGCGGTCCGCGATTAATAAAGAGCTGCGGTTTAATTGCCGCCAGGCTGGCTTTAATGGTTAATGGCCGAAAGACCGGGGGGTAAAGGCAAAGTCATCCGAAGTGCGAAACACTCCTGAGTGAGCACTGAATGGGAATTACTTAGAGTCAATTAATTATCTAGGTGGTTCACTGCACCAAGAAGCCTTTACCCCTAGCACGGTTTAAATATAACCCTTAATCTAACAAGCTGATAGCACCAGCGATAGGATATCAATAATCCCATGGCATAATCAATCATAAATTTCACAGGATAAGATAGTAATTGATCATATAATGACAATATGATATTAAAATGTAAGTTATTcttagatttatttaattcatAAATGCGAAAACAACAAAGTCCTAACCACAACCTAACCGCATTTACTAAAATATGCTTTATATTCCCAAACCATGTAATTCCCCTTCCAATATATACTGCCTTTATCAGTGCATTTTTGCTGGTCGCTTATACAACCGAGTGATAACCGCCCACTTAACCACATAAATCATCATTATAAACATATTTGCAACTGCCCCCAACTAAACCGCCAAACAAACCAGCTCGAGGAGATCCCAGTGCTAATTACTGCAATTTGGTATGAGAATGATGGTAAGGGGGTTGTGTAAGTGGAGATGAGACCGGCTAACCACGTTATCCAGCCAGCGATAATGTTTGTCAACAAACCGGGAGGAAAAAAGTTGGACATCACAGAGGCGTGACCAAACCAAGTTAAGGGAATGGGGCAAGTTGAGAGGGATGAGGATGGGGTTGATGTAACCCGAACAGCAGACACTTGTTAACTGGTAATTAGCTCGGCACGTTTGCCGTTCTCGCCAAAACTGTCTCAGAAGGTCACTCACTTATAATGATTACATTTGGGAAAAATGTCTTGAAAAACTTTACAAATTATTACTAatttagattttaaaaaaattacattttattattacttCTTGAATAACTCAGTCCCAATAAcagttttctttaaatatcattaatattttagatcaaaataaataatatttgattTAAACTTTTAACATAACTAAATCCCATTAAAAACATAAGCACTATGGTATATTCATCTGATTCCTTATTTCCTCTCAAATTCTTCCGCATCGTAGGCCTTGCTATAATCCACCACCATATCGTTGATAACCTTCTTGACCTCTGTGGCAAATATAAAGTCCAAGTGTCCCCAAGTGGGATCGGGCACTTCATATAGCAGAGCCAAATTGGGTAATTGATCGGGCAGTCGGGAGATATCCTTCTTGTTCGCCGAACCATCCGATAATCCATAGTACAGATAAAGTTCAGAGGTAATTTTGGTAAGATCATATGCTGGAGGCTCTTCCACACCGTAGTATTTCAAATTCTTGCGACTTCCCCAATCGTACAATCGGAACTCGTTTGAGGCAAAGGACTGAATGTAATGAATGGCCTGGTTTGAGGAGACTCCAGCGGGATGGGTTTCAGCAATTTGAGGGAGTAGAGTCTAAAATAGAATATAagtacaaaaattaaataaggaAATATATaagattttaataaataaaaaaaaaaaactaaaaagttaaTAAGGATCATTTTCGaggtaatttaaatattagtCCTTCTTTATTTTTCGAGAAGAATCGTTCTTAAAATTGAGCTGAAATTGCTCTTGAATAAAACATTATCAACGTATTTTAAGATCTCAGATACACTTACCTTATTTAGGTTTCCAATTTCGGGACCTCCCCAGAGCATGGCTAAGGTTTTGCAGTAGCTAAGCATAATTGGCCGATTGCTGCAGGTGGTGTCCAATATTCTCTGGATAAACGCGTTCTGGGGCAGTAAAACCTGGTTCTCCAAAAGTGTAGAGCCAATACCATGGTGTCCAAAGTAGGGGGCCGTGCTTACGATAAGTCCCTCCGTGGTATTACCCATGTAGACGGGCGGGGCCAGCATGTGAGCCGTCTTGATCTTGGCATTATATTCCGGCCTATAGGAGCCCATCACGAAGAAGGCAGTGCAGCCCTGGGAGTGACCCACATAGTGCAGGGCCTGCTGTCCCGTGAGATCCAAGATATAGTCAATCGTGGCGGGCAGATCGATGGCGCCAATCTCGTGCCAGCTGAACTTCCAGAAGTACGGATGCCTCACATCCAGCCTGGTGTTGTTCCTCGAGTAGATATTGCCGCGGGCATTGCCCAGCCAGACATCGTAGCCGGCATCCGCGTAGTTATACGGCAGCGCATCCTCCGGTCCATTGAGCAGGAAGCAATCGGAGCAGCTGAACAGTCCGTGCATGATGAGCACCACCGGTCGGGGGGATTCCCCGGCATTGTTTAGCCTCGGGGAGTGCGGGATGCGGAACAGATTCAGCACATAGCCGTCCGGGGTCTCCGCAAAATGCGATTCGGCCGGATAGCCGTGCTCCGCGATGCGCTCCGCGATGCGCTCCGCCTGCAATGAAAGTTAAATAGGAGTTTACAATGGGTATacagtttaaataaaat from Drosophila subpulchrella strain 33 F10 #4 breed RU33 chromosome 2L, RU_Dsub_v1.1 Primary Assembly, whole genome shotgun sequence includes:
- the LOC119547061 gene encoding lipase 3 — translated: MLRGVLTILAIVALAGAIEDFDPFIDIPFKRIKTSAERIAERIAEHGYPAESHFAETPDGYVLNLFRIPHSPRLNNAGESPRPVVLIMHGLFSCSDCFLLNGPEDALPYNYADAGYDVWLGNARGNIYSRNNTRLDVRHPYFWKFSWHEIGAIDLPATIDYILDLTGQQALHYVGHSQGCTAFFVMGSYRPEYNAKIKTAHMLAPPVYMGNTTEGLIVSTAPYFGHHGIGSTLLENQVLLPQNAFIQRILDTTCSNRPIMLSYCKTLAMLWGGPEIGNLNKTLLPQIAETHPAGVSSNQAIHYIQSFASNEFRLYDWGSRKNLKYYGVEEPPAYDLTKITSELYLYYGLSDGSANKKDISRLPDQLPNLALLYEVPDPTWGHLDFIFATEVKKVINDMVVDYSKAYDAEEFERK